AGGCGCGGCCAATGACATCTTTTTTATCCACTAATCCGAGTAGGTTGTAACGGGAATCCAGGCTGTATTCGTGATCGCCGGCGACGAAGTATTTGCCCAGCTGAACGGTGTTCTTGCCTTCGTGGAGTTCGTCGTTCGGAAACAGCTTTCTGAGGCTGAGGCCTACTTCCTTGCCGATCAGCGTGCGGCCACCGACCGTGAAATCCCGGCCGTTTCGGGTCACGATGTCACCGGGGCCCGCCAGCAGTCGCTTGGTGAAGGTGTAACCGTCCGGATAGGGGGCGCCGTTGTGCCAACGGAACGCAATCAATCCGCCGGTTTCGACTTTTTCATCCAGCGAAATCAGGAACAATTTGTAAGGCAGGCTGGGCGTCTGGTTGATGGCCAACCGATAGTTGGCATGAATCACGCCATAAAGCGCGATCAGCAGCGCCCAGGTAATGGCATGGATCTTTATATGGTTCAGCAAGATCGGGCCAAAGGCTTTGCTGCGTGCGATAAAGAGATCGACAGTCAAAGGCTCTCTTGCAGGCTTTGAATTATTCAATGTTGACATAGGCTTCCTCGGGGGCATGCAGAACGGATTGGGCGTCGAAAATAACAATGCCCTGTTCGATTAAGGGTTGGGTCGCTGACTTGATTTTGGTCATGAGCGCTTTGGCGTCGTCTTCGGTTTGCGCCTGGTTGTTTTCTACGGCTTTCTTAACCAGCGCCTGCACATCGACGACGGCTATCTGGGCCGGGATGGGTGAGAAAGAGGCGGCATAATAGCCGCCTCCTGCGCCGCAAAGGCCACAGGCCAATAACAACACGACCAGTTTGACGGGAGAGAGTGGGTTCATAGGAATCAGCCCACCGATAGTCCGTGCATACTAACGAATTCCTTCAGTCCACCCGTCAAACCGGTGCCGATGGCTTTAAATTTCCAGTCTCCCTGGTGGCGATAGATTTCACCGGGAATGACCGCGGTGTACTTCGAGTAATCTTCGGTCAGGTCGTAGCGCCTGATTTCCTGGTCCGTATCAGCGTTCAGCACGCGCATGTAGGCATTCAGGACCTGGCCGAAGTTTTGTTTTTTCTCGAGCGCCTTGTAGATCGACACGCACACGACGAGCCGGTGCTTACCGGCAGGCACCTGATCCAGATGGATAAGAATGGACTCATCATCGCCCTCCCCTTCCCCGGTCCGGTTGTCGCCGGTATGACGGACTGAGCCGCAAACCGAGGTTAGGTGAGCGGGATTGTAAAAGATCAGATCCCGCTCGCTGCTGGCCTTGCCGTCAGCGCCGACCATGATGAGCGACACGTCCAGATCGAAGGTTTCCTGGTCCGACGCCCTGACATCCCAGCCGGATCCGATAAGGATGTTTTTTAAGCTGGGCTCCTCTTTGCTCAGGTTAATGTTTTCGCCTTTTTCCAGGCTGATTGCAGGCATACTCATAGGTTTTTTCTCCTTAAATAAACAGAGGTGGTGAAATAGTGAAGTTGCTAAAGATGCGGCAGATCGGGCGAACTCGCTTGATCTTTACTCGGAAAAAGCAGCGAAGCGATGACGCCAAGCAATAACGTGCCTGCCACGATCAATACGCTTGTTTGCGGTGAAATATGGATGCCGGTGTCGCCGATTACATGGTTCCAGGACTGTAAAGCCATTTTGCCGGCCACGAAAAACAGCAAAACGATGACGGCCGCCTCAAGATGCACCAGATAGCGGGTCAACGCTTCCAGCACGAAATACAGGCTGCGCAAGCCGAGGATGGCAAAGATCATGGCGGCATAGACTAGGATTGGCTGCTCGGTCACTGAAATGACGGCCGGCACGGAATCAAAGGAAAAGGCAATGTCCGAGGTTTCGTTCGCCATCAGGCAGAGAAATGCCGGTGTCGCATAAACCGATCCTTTTCGGGTGACGGCGTGGGAAAAACCGTTTTCGACGATCTCCGCATGTTTCAGGAAGAACTGGTCCAGATGCAGTTTGGTGTAGATCGGCATCAGCTTACCGGTCAGGCGGATGCTCCAATGATCGGCATAGTCCTCCATTTCATCGCCGGCCTCGTCGTCTTTATTGCCGAGCATTTTGATTGCGCTCCATCCGACAATGGCGGCAAAGACAAAGCCGATCCAGGGGCTGGCCAGAAACAAGCCGGTGCCAATGACGACAAAAACAGCCCTGAAGACCAGGGCGCCGAGAATGCCCCAATAAAGAATGCGGCGTTGCAGTTTGCCCTTGATGCCAAAGGAGGCGAAGATGGCCATGAACACCATCAGGTTGTCTACGGACAGGCTCTTTTCCAGCGCATAGCCGGCCAGATAGAGATCGGCCCACTCCTTGCTGACTCTCGCCCACAGGTAACCATAAAAACCGAGCGCCAGCAGTATCCAAAAGGCAGACCACTTGATGGCGCCGTAAAGTGTTTCCTCCCTTGCGTGCTTGTGCCCTCTCAAATCGATATAAAGAGAGACACTGACAATGGCCAACAAAATGCCCATGGTTTCGATAGATGATCCGAACGCTTCCAATTTTTTCTCCTCGATAAAAATGCTCTAACTCAACAAGAGAAATCTTACGAGAAAAAAATAGTTTGCATCGGGTCGAAAAACGCCCAAAAACGGCCTGTTTTGATTTTGGCAGGAAAAGATGGCTGGAAAAGTGGTGATTTTCGGACCGGACCTGAGGAAAAAACCGGCGCCGATCAAAAAACTAAATAATCAGTATTTTTTTCAATTCGCCTCCTTGCATTATTTTTTTTGTGAGTATTATAGAATCAGCGAAGACTCTAAAATCCCTATTTCCCAAGGGTTCCGCCGGATCGTTGCGTTTTTGGCAATCTTTTGGCCTTTAGTTTTGGCGTGTTTTCATTCAAAATTTAAGCGCTTTTTAAGGTCGCCATATGTCGTCGGGTAATAAAGACTCCTATACCGATAAAAACCGCCACGTCGAAATCAAGCCATTTGATTCAGTAGCACCTTTGTTATTCGCTCAATGGAACCTTGAAGTAACTTTCGTTTTAGTAAGGGAGCAAACTATGAACGCAGTAAACCAAGATCTGACCACCATTAATTTTCAATTTCTGATGTTGGTCCGTGAATGTGCCAAACGCAATCTTCTCGAGGCCATCTGGCGATTCCGAATGGATAAGTCTGATGCGGAGAGAATATCTGATATGACCCTCGAACAGATCCAGGACCTGGCCGCTTGCGGCCGGTCCACTTTGGCCATATCCCCATTACCCGAAACGCCGGCCCATATACCAGCCAATGTTGTCGCCGCGTTATTACCCATTCCGGAAGCGCTGGATACTGCCCAGTCCTCGGAAGAGGCTGTTGTCCAACTCCCCGTATCACCCACTGACGAGGGAGTTGCACGATGAGTCGTATACTGAAAAGTACTTTACGTTTACCGCCGAAAGAGACTGATCTTCTTGGCTGGGCGCGAAAGGTGAAGCTGGCTACCGGCATTATCGAAAAAGGGGGGCGTCCGACGATCGTGCAATGTGTTTGCCGACTTCCCAAAAACTTTACGCTGCAGCTGTATAGGGAAATTCATGGCAAGGGCCCTAGTTCCGGTTTGCTGCCTTACGATCCGGACTGGGTCATGAAATCGCCAGAAAATTGTCTGCACGCGTCTGTCTATTGCAACATCCATGAAACTCTGGTTCGCGCTAACACAGGCGCTTGGCGCGGGGAAATTTTTCTTGAAGCTTATAACCGCTATGAGGAAACGTTTGCATTTAAACGCCAATCCGTGCTGCTCAATATCAATCGCGCCTGGTGCATCGAGCGGCAAATCAGTGTGGAACAAGTTGAGCGAATTACCTGCGGCCGATGCAATTACACTTATGCAGTCCTAGCCGAGTACCCGGAAGGCTACAAGTCTTGCCCAATTTGTGATGCCACTATTGATTCGATCGGCCGACAGAAATGGCGTAAGGTGGATTTTGGGGTATGCGGTGTCAAAAAGTCGCTGTACCTTGAAGCCGTTTAATCGGGGAATGGCCATGATCTCTCTGAAAGAATTTTTCAAGCGAAACTCCAAAAACGCTCATGGTTCACGACTTGCCAAACTGGTATCGACAGAGCTGTATTTGTCGAAAGAGCCGTGCGAGATCGATTTTGCCGAAGTCTCGCACTTGTCGCCGGTTTTTTTTCAGGACTTTATCTTTCCGTTAGTCCTTGAATTTGGCTCTCAAACGCTGAGCACTCGGCTGAAATTTGCCAATCTGCAGGAGCAGCATATCAACGCCTATGCCGAGGCCTGCAATCAAACCACGGACTATATCGACAAGCTGTTATTACAGGATGTCAGGCCGTTTGGTGAGATATCCGATTTAACCTGCGAGCTGCTGATCAAGGCAAGGGAACTGTCAAGAAACGATCCGGCCGCGGCGAAAATCATTTTCGGCATCAATAACAGCATGATCGATTTTTTCGCCAAAATGGACATGGAACAAATCCGCCGTGTGGCCGGCTCAGGCGTTATTTGCTTCGAGCCCCGGTTTACGCCTGAGTTTGCTTCGAAGCTGGCGGCATTGGAAGCCGATGAGATGGATGTCCTGCTGCATGTGGTAGGCGGACTCGAGGACATGTATGAGCCAGCCTACGCTTGACCAGTACCATTTGGCTTTGGAGATGCTGGCTTACAAGGCGCGGATCTCCGTTGTGGCGAAAGCAACGGGGCTGCCGCCGGCTCTTTTGCGCCGGGAATATGTGAGAATGCACCAGAAATCGCCGTCCTGTGGGGCGATGAAAACGACGCCCCAGTTTTTTTTCAAGAAGTTCTCGCGCCATAAGGAAGCCACACTGTTCACGTTCTTTTACAGTCTTGAGTCCGAGCCGAATATGTGCAGAAAGTTGATCAATGCCTACAAACGGTATACCGCTTACATCAAGGCTGTCTGGCGCGATGAGCCGCTCATCGATTTCTCGGATGCCTGGTTTATCGCAGGCTGGCATGATTCCGGTGATCTTCGCCTGGTACGCTGCAGCAATTGCCGCAGCGTAAAACTGGTTAATAAAGATCATAACCTTTGCTGCGTTTGTCATTTCTAGTCTACCTGAACAAGCCCCAAAACGGACTTGTTCAGCTAATAGTTCGGGTAATGCGTAACCGCCAGGCTGATCAGGATGCTGGCTGAAACCAATACGGTGGGAATGATCGACAGTGGGAGAGGCAACGGGCATACCAGCCACAGCAGCAGAATGCCAATCAATGCCAGCAGCATATGCGCCGAGGTGTTATAAAGCGGCGGGATCGGTGGACTGAAAGTATCGGCTTTCAGTCGACGCCCCAGCACACCGGCCACGAAACCCATGGCAATAGGCGCCAGAAACCAGCTCCCATACAGCGAGATAATGACTGTGCGTAGAGCCAGGTTATAGGCTTGCAGCTTGACGGAGGCGGCCCAGTCGCCGGGAATATCCGCTATGGCCTCGCCGATGTGGTCGCCGCTCCGTCTGAACTTGTCAGAATCATCCCCGTTGTCTCTGAATTCATTCACCACTTTCGCGACCACGGCCAAGTTGTCCCGGTAGAATGCGATGAGTTCATGATCGAGTACGTCTTTGTTGCCAAACGTGGCGATCGCCTCCTGATAATCGCGCTGGATAGACGACGATATGGTTTTGGGGCTTAACAGCATGGGCAAAACCAAGGGCGTGAAAAACATGATCATCAGCCAAATAAGAAAATGCTTGCCGATCATGGGTTAAATCAAGCCAGCCAGCTTGAGCTCTTTCATGGTGAACACCCGGGAGGCGCATAATACTTTGGCCGATGGACTGTTGAACGCCGCCTGCGGTTTTTCGACCCAGCTTAATTCCTCGCTCATGGAGGCATTCACGATCTCGTCAAGATAGCCATGGGTGATCACATCGTGAGGCGTCCATGAACCTTTAACCTTCATCATGAGCGTTAACTCCAGGCAATGGACCAACTCCTCGGACACCCGGCCAATGAAGGCTTTTTGTTCGGCGATATCGTCATTGTTTTTCCTGATCGCTTTGTCGGCCTCGACAAATCCGCTGGCCAGGCAATTCACCAGCAGGCTTTCGCCTTCTTTTCTCGGATCGGGGTAATGCAATGTCAGCAACGACGTCAGCCGCTGCGAGGATTCGCGCAAATTAGGCCAGCGGGCGAACAGTTCCTGCGCTGAGGCATTCAATCGGGTGTTTCTGCAGGCTTTTTTTAATTCCACCGGCGCTGACAAAATAGGTGCCTCGCGTCTTAAATAATGTACGTTTTGTGGGTCTGTCATGGTTTCCTAGTGCGTGATAATGGGCAGCCGTCCTTTGATGACCCGGCCGCCGGCGATGGATGCAATGTAATGAAAATTCGGCAAATGCCCCAGCAGGTGTTGGGGAAACAGGTCGTGATCCCCGTAAACCAGTGACTGGCCGCTATTGCCGGAGTAATTGATAATGTTCTCAGCGGAATTCACCGCGCTGGAAATAGTCTGTTGTACGGTTTTGATCCAGGTCTGCCCGAAGGTCTCGACCACGAATTTCTGGGTTTCGCCATCCTTGATGCGCAAGGTGATCAGGTTGTTGCAGTTGCCGACCACCTGCCGGGCGCGCGCTTCATCACCCAGTCGCGCGACGATATCCGGCAAGGTCTGGGTCGCCATGACCACCTGGAACCCGGCGCCGCGGCCTTTGTTGAGGATCTGGATAAACGGCAGGTTGACCACTTCGGCCGCTTCATCGACGTACATCGAAATGCGCCCGGGCTTGTTGCCGCTGTTATAGATCATGCCGGCGACCGAGGCGAAGTCAGCCAGCACAATCGAGCCAATGGCCGAGGACACGATGGAGTCCGACAAGGAATCCAGGCCCACGTACAGGACGTGGTTGCCCGAAATAATCGTCGACGTGTCCATGATCGGCCGGGGATCGTTAGCATCTTCCTCATCCGGCGACAGCAGGCCACCCAACTCTCCCGAGGTCAGCATATTCAAAACTGGAATTAATGAGGCAATCATCTTGGAAAAGTGCATACGGTTGTGTTCCACCAGTGACAGCAAGCCATCGATGCCCTCCGCCCCTTTTGGCCCATTGCTCCAGGTGGTCCGGTACCATTCGATGATGGCCAGCCAGTCCGGATTG
The genomic region above belongs to Methylobacter sp. YRD-M1 and contains:
- a CDS encoding S26 family signal peptidase; the protein is MSTLNNSKPAREPLTVDLFIARSKAFGPILLNHIKIHAITWALLIALYGVIHANYRLAINQTPSLPYKLFLISLDEKVETGGLIAFRWHNGAPYPDGYTFTKRLLAGPGDIVTRNGRDFTVGGRTLIGKEVGLSLRKLFPNDELHEGKNTVQLGKYFVAGDHEYSLDSRYNLLGLVDKKDVIGRAYPIF
- a CDS encoding TerD family protein, translated to MSMPAISLEKGENINLSKEEPSLKNILIGSGWDVRASDQETFDLDVSLIMVGADGKASSERDLIFYNPAHLTSVCGSVRHTGDNRTGEGEGDDESILIHLDQVPAGKHRLVVCVSIYKALEKKQNFGQVLNAYMRVLNADTDQEIRRYDLTEDYSKYTAVIPGEIYRHQGDWKFKAIGTGLTGGLKEFVSMHGLSVG
- a CDS encoding TerC/Alx family metal homeostasis membrane protein, coding for MEAFGSSIETMGILLAIVSVSLYIDLRGHKHAREETLYGAIKWSAFWILLALGFYGYLWARVSKEWADLYLAGYALEKSLSVDNLMVFMAIFASFGIKGKLQRRILYWGILGALVFRAVFVVIGTGLFLASPWIGFVFAAIVGWSAIKMLGNKDDEAGDEMEDYADHWSIRLTGKLMPIYTKLHLDQFFLKHAEIVENGFSHAVTRKGSVYATPAFLCLMANETSDIAFSFDSVPAVISVTEQPILVYAAMIFAILGLRSLYFVLEALTRYLVHLEAAVIVLLFFVAGKMALQSWNHVIGDTGIHISPQTSVLIVAGTLLLGVIASLLFPSKDQASSPDLPHL
- a CDS encoding FlhC family transcriptional regulator; this encodes MSRILKSTLRLPPKETDLLGWARKVKLATGIIEKGGRPTIVQCVCRLPKNFTLQLYREIHGKGPSSGLLPYDPDWVMKSPENCLHASVYCNIHETLVRANTGAWRGEIFLEAYNRYEETFAFKRQSVLLNINRAWCIERQISVEQVERITCGRCNYTYAVLAEYPEGYKSCPICDATIDSIGRQKWRKVDFGVCGVKKSLYLEAV
- a CDS encoding STAS-like domain-containing protein, which encodes MISLKEFFKRNSKNAHGSRLAKLVSTELYLSKEPCEIDFAEVSHLSPVFFQDFIFPLVLEFGSQTLSTRLKFANLQEQHINAYAEACNQTTDYIDKLLLQDVRPFGEISDLTCELLIKARELSRNDPAAAKIIFGINNSMIDFFAKMDMEQIRRVAGSGVICFEPRFTPEFASKLAALEADEMDVLLHVVGGLEDMYEPAYA
- a CDS encoding FlhC family transcriptional regulator gives rise to the protein MSQPTLDQYHLALEMLAYKARISVVAKATGLPPALLRREYVRMHQKSPSCGAMKTTPQFFFKKFSRHKEATLFTFFYSLESEPNMCRKLINAYKRYTAYIKAVWRDEPLIDFSDAWFIAGWHDSGDLRLVRCSNCRSVKLVNKDHNLCCVCHF
- a CDS encoding DUF4400 domain-containing protein produces the protein MIGKHFLIWLMIMFFTPLVLPMLLSPKTISSSIQRDYQEAIATFGNKDVLDHELIAFYRDNLAVVAKVVNEFRDNGDDSDKFRRSGDHIGEAIADIPGDWAASVKLQAYNLALRTVIISLYGSWFLAPIAMGFVAGVLGRRLKADTFSPPIPPLYNTSAHMLLALIGILLLWLVCPLPLPLSIIPTVLVSASILISLAVTHYPNY
- a CDS encoding immunoglobulin domain-containing protein; protein product: MTDPQNVHYLRREAPILSAPVELKKACRNTRLNASAQELFARWPNLRESSQRLTSLLTLHYPDPRKEGESLLVNCLASGFVEADKAIRKNNDDIAEQKAFIGRVSEELVHCLELTLMMKVKGSWTPHDVITHGYLDEIVNASMSEELSWVEKPQAAFNSPSAKVLCASRVFTMKELKLAGLI